A genomic segment from Actinoplanes sichuanensis encodes:
- a CDS encoding TetR/AcrR family transcriptional regulator: protein MPAAQRREQLITVGRQLFAERGFDATTVEEVAARAKVSKPVVYEHFGGKEGLYAVVVDREVRALLDRITTALTAGHPRELLEQAALALLDYIDEEPHGFQVLVRNSPVLSASGNFSSVMNDVAHQVEHILGAEFKSRGLDPRFAELYSQALVGMVALVGQWWREARKPKKEMVAAHLVNLAWNGLSHLEPKPGLQTRRVR, encoded by the coding sequence ATGCCGGCCGCCCAGCGCAGGGAGCAACTGATCACCGTCGGGCGGCAGCTGTTCGCGGAGCGGGGTTTCGATGCGACCACTGTCGAGGAGGTGGCGGCGCGGGCGAAGGTGTCGAAGCCTGTCGTGTACGAGCACTTCGGCGGCAAGGAGGGGCTGTATGCGGTGGTGGTCGACCGTGAGGTGCGTGCGCTGTTGGATCGGATCACGACGGCGTTGACCGCGGGTCATCCGCGGGAGTTGCTGGAGCAGGCGGCGCTGGCTCTGTTGGATTACATCGACGAGGAGCCGCACGGGTTTCAGGTGCTGGTTCGTAATTCGCCGGTGTTGTCGGCGTCGGGGAACTTCTCCAGTGTGATGAATGATGTCGCTCATCAGGTGGAGCACATTCTGGGGGCGGAGTTCAAGAGTCGGGGTTTGGATCCGCGGTTCGCTGAGTTGTATTCGCAGGCGCTGGTCGGGATGGTGGCGCTGGTGGGCCAGTGGTGGCGGGAGGCGCGTAAGCCGAAGAAGGAGATGGTGGCGGCGCATCTGGTGAATCTGGCCTGGAACGGGTTGTCGCATCTGGAGCCGAAGCCCGGATTGCAGACGCGCCGGGTCCGCTGA
- a CDS encoding ribose-phosphate diphosphokinase, producing the protein MGSIVAENRKSLMLFSGRGFPELAEEIGQVLGVAPTPADSYEFANGEIFVRFKDSVRGSDAFVVQSVTEGVNRWVMETLIMIDALKRGSAKRITVVLPFYPYSRQDKKHRGREPISARLVADLLKTAGANRILTVDLHTAQIQGFFDGPVDHLFAMDTLADYVQKKYAGRPMTVVAPDSGRVRVAERWTDRLGGCPLAFIHKTRDPLKPNQVVANRVVGEVEGRVCLIVDDMIDTGGTIAKAADILFQEGAADVIVASTHALLSDPATERLKNSRISELVVTNTLPLSPEKRLDKITVLSIAPLLARAIREVFDDGSVTTLFGGLS; encoded by the coding sequence ATGGGCAGCATCGTCGCCGAGAACCGTAAGAGTCTGATGCTTTTCTCCGGCCGGGGTTTCCCCGAGCTGGCGGAGGAGATCGGCCAGGTGCTCGGTGTGGCGCCGACGCCGGCGGATTCGTATGAGTTCGCCAACGGGGAGATTTTCGTTCGTTTCAAGGACTCGGTGCGCGGGTCGGACGCGTTCGTCGTCCAGTCGGTGACCGAGGGGGTGAACCGGTGGGTCATGGAGACCCTGATCATGATCGACGCGCTGAAGCGGGGTTCGGCCAAGCGGATCACCGTGGTGCTGCCGTTCTACCCGTATTCGCGGCAGGACAAGAAGCATCGTGGTCGGGAGCCGATCTCCGCTCGGCTGGTGGCTGATCTGCTGAAGACGGCGGGGGCCAACCGGATTCTGACCGTGGATCTGCATACGGCGCAGATTCAGGGGTTCTTCGACGGGCCGGTGGATCACCTGTTCGCGATGGACACGCTCGCCGATTATGTGCAGAAGAAGTATGCGGGGCGGCCGATGACGGTGGTCGCTCCGGATTCGGGTCGGGTGCGGGTGGCGGAGCGGTGGACGGACCGGTTGGGTGGTTGCCCGCTGGCGTTCATTCACAAGACTCGTGATCCGTTGAAGCCGAATCAGGTGGTGGCGAACCGGGTGGTCGGTGAGGTCGAGGGTCGGGTGTGCCTGATCGTCGATGACATGATCGACACTGGTGGGACGATCGCGAAGGCGGCGGACATCCTCTTTCAGGAGGGTGCGGCTGATGTGATCGTGGCCTCGACGCATGCGTTGTTGTCGGATCCGGCGACGGAGCGGTTGAAGAACAGCAGGATCAGTGAGTTGGTGGTGACGAACACGTTGCCGTTGTCGCCGGAGAAGCGGCTGGACAAGATCACTGTGTTGTCGATCGCGCCGCTGTTGGCTCGGGCGATCCGTGAGGTGTTCGACGACGGCTCGGTGACCACTTTGTTCGGTGGTCTCAGCTAA
- the pth gene encoding aminoacyl-tRNA hydrolase has product MSDEAPWLVVGLGNPGREYAGNRHNVGFMVADLLASRTGAKFGRAKRAQTEVAEGRLGFGGPKLILLKPLTYMNLSGAPVVALAQFFKVPVTQVIAVHDELDVPFGQVRAKRGGGEGGHNGLRSMSKSLASKEYARVRVGIGRPPGRQEPADYVLSDFSGAERKELDFVVDRAADVVEAVVVEGVEWAQNKYHGS; this is encoded by the coding sequence GTGAGCGACGAGGCGCCGTGGCTGGTGGTCGGTCTGGGTAACCCGGGCCGGGAGTATGCCGGTAATCGGCACAACGTGGGTTTCATGGTGGCCGATCTGCTGGCGTCTCGGACCGGTGCGAAGTTCGGGCGGGCGAAGCGAGCGCAGACCGAGGTGGCCGAGGGGCGTCTGGGGTTCGGTGGTCCGAAGCTGATCTTGTTGAAGCCGCTGACGTACATGAACCTGTCGGGTGCTCCGGTGGTGGCGTTGGCGCAGTTCTTCAAAGTCCCGGTGACTCAGGTGATCGCGGTGCATGATGAGCTTGATGTGCCGTTCGGGCAGGTAAGGGCGAAACGGGGCGGTGGCGAGGGCGGTCACAATGGGCTGCGCTCGATGTCGAAGTCGCTTGCGAGTAAGGAGTACGCGCGGGTGCGGGTGGGCATCGGCCGGCCGCCGGGTCGGCAGGAGCCGGCCGACTATGTGCTCTCCGACTTCTCCGGTGCGGAGCGCAAGGAGTTGGATTTCGTGGTGGACCGGGCGGCTGACGTGGTGGAGGCGGTCGTCGTCGAGGGTGTCGAGTGGGCGCAGAACAAGTACCACGGAAGTTGA
- the glmU gene encoding bifunctional UDP-N-acetylglucosamine diphosphorylase/glucosamine-1-phosphate N-acetyltransferase GlmU, giving the protein MSQAPSRTVVVLAAGEGKRMKSATPKMLQPLLGRTLLGHVLATSVAIKTDRTVVVVGHKADEITAFLSEVAPEATPVLQAQQNGTGHAVRIALDATPDLAGTVVVLSGDVPLLRPETLEALLATHERAGAAATVLSAEVDVPGGLGRIVRGADGNLERIVEAKDASAEERRIREINSGIYVFDAVLLRDALGKLSTDNAQGEEYLTDVFGILAAQGHPVAIEVAEFAVETLGCNDRAELARLRVLMRDRVNEAWMRSGVLLLDPATTWIDVTATLEPDAVVDQNSQILGSSSVATGAVIGPDTTLIDTTVAAGATVLRTHSIGASVGPAASVGPFSFLRPGTRLAAKSKIGGFVEAKNAELGEGAKVPHLTYVGDATIGAKANIGAGTIFANYDGVRKSHTTVGEAAFVGSDSVLVAPVEIGPGAYVAAGSAVTRDVPAGNLGVTRAQQRNIEGWTVRRRPGTVSASAAEAANITPDQE; this is encoded by the coding sequence GTGAGCCAGGCCCCCAGCCGTACCGTCGTCGTCCTTGCCGCTGGTGAGGGTAAGCGGATGAAGTCGGCGACGCCGAAGATGCTTCAGCCTCTGCTCGGGCGCACTCTGCTCGGTCATGTGCTGGCCACCTCGGTGGCGATCAAGACGGACCGGACCGTGGTCGTCGTCGGGCACAAGGCCGACGAGATCACCGCGTTCCTGTCCGAGGTGGCGCCGGAGGCGACGCCCGTGCTGCAGGCCCAGCAGAACGGGACCGGTCACGCGGTGCGGATCGCGCTCGACGCGACGCCGGATCTGGCCGGCACCGTGGTGGTGCTCAGCGGTGATGTTCCGCTGCTGCGTCCGGAGACGCTGGAGGCGCTGCTGGCCACGCACGAGCGGGCCGGCGCCGCGGCGACGGTGTTGAGTGCCGAGGTGGATGTGCCGGGCGGGCTGGGCCGGATCGTGCGCGGCGCGGACGGCAATCTGGAGCGGATCGTGGAGGCGAAGGACGCCTCGGCGGAGGAGCGCCGGATTCGGGAGATCAACTCGGGGATCTACGTGTTCGACGCGGTGTTGTTGCGTGATGCGTTGGGCAAGCTGTCGACGGACAACGCGCAGGGCGAGGAGTATCTGACCGACGTCTTCGGGATTCTGGCGGCTCAGGGGCATCCGGTGGCGATCGAGGTGGCGGAGTTCGCCGTCGAGACGCTGGGTTGTAACGATCGGGCCGAGCTGGCGCGGTTGCGGGTGTTGATGCGCGATCGGGTGAATGAGGCCTGGATGCGGTCCGGGGTGTTGCTGTTGGATCCGGCGACGACGTGGATCGATGTGACCGCGACGCTGGAGCCGGATGCGGTCGTGGATCAGAATTCGCAGATTCTCGGGTCGAGTTCGGTGGCGACGGGTGCGGTGATCGGGCCGGACACGACGTTGATCGATACGACGGTGGCGGCGGGTGCGACGGTGTTGCGGACGCATTCGATCGGCGCGTCGGTGGGTCCGGCGGCGTCGGTGGGTCCGTTCTCGTTCTTGCGTCCGGGGACGCGGTTGGCGGCGAAGTCGAAGATCGGTGGTTTCGTCGAGGCGAAGAATGCCGAGTTGGGTGAGGGTGCGAAGGTGCCGCACCTGACCTATGTGGGTGACGCGACGATCGGTGCGAAGGCCAACATCGGGGCGGGCACGATCTTCGCCAACTATGACGGTGTGCGTAAGAGTCACACGACGGTGGGTGAGGCGGCGTTCGTGGGTTCGGATTCGGTGCTGGTGGCGCCGGTGGAGATCGGCCCGGGGGCGTATGTGGCGGCGGGGAGTGCTGTCACGAGGGATGTTCCGGCGGGGAATCTGGGTGTGACTCGGGCGCAGCAGCGCAATATCGAGGGGTGGACTGTGCGTCGCCGGCCGGGCACGGTTTCGGCGTCTGCCGCTGAGGCTGCGAATATCACTCCTGACCAGGAGTGA
- a CDS encoding DUF4383 domain-containing protein: MAHTPVNHPLRPIYRIVGFVVGAYLVAFGIIGFISTSSEAFTGPGVRALGQGSNVLWSIISLALGALVILATVVGRNIDAAVDQYLGWALLVLGSYSLCVLRTDEVNFFGFTMSTVIVTYLAGLLLITVSLYSKTAPQSQTGAPRQVREGRTA, from the coding sequence ATGGCGCACACCCCGGTCAATCACCCGCTTCGGCCGATCTACCGGATCGTCGGCTTCGTCGTCGGCGCCTACCTGGTGGCGTTCGGCATCATCGGGTTCATCTCGACGTCCAGCGAAGCCTTCACCGGCCCCGGCGTCCGAGCACTCGGCCAGGGCAGCAACGTCCTGTGGTCCATCATCTCGCTCGCCCTCGGCGCACTCGTGATCCTCGCCACCGTCGTCGGCCGCAACATCGACGCCGCCGTCGACCAATACCTCGGCTGGGCCCTACTCGTCCTCGGCAGCTACTCACTCTGCGTGCTGCGCACCGACGAGGTGAACTTCTTCGGATTCACCATGTCCACCGTCATCGTCACCTACCTGGCCGGCCTGCTGCTGATCACCGTCAGCCTCTACAGCAAGACCGCCCCCCAATCCCAGACCGGCGCCCCCCGCCAGGTCCGCGAAGGCCGCACCGCCTGA
- a CDS encoding 50S ribosomal protein L25/general stress protein Ctc produces MSEVKISAEPRTEFGKGGARRTRRAGLVPAVLYGHGEKPQHIALPAREFAAAIRHGGINQIFTIDIAGNSGATLALPKAIQRDPIRDTFEHVDLLIVKRGEKIQVDVQVTLTGEAAKNTLIVHESNTVAVIAEALHLPAELEASIDGLEAGSHITAGDVKLPKGVELAVDAETVLAVINAAQSNEEAPAEGETPAEGESAE; encoded by the coding sequence GTGTCCGAGGTAAAGATCAGCGCCGAGCCCCGCACCGAGTTCGGCAAGGGTGGTGCTCGCCGCACGCGCCGGGCCGGCCTTGTGCCTGCCGTGCTGTACGGCCACGGCGAGAAGCCGCAGCACATCGCCCTTCCGGCTCGTGAGTTCGCGGCCGCCATCCGCCACGGCGGCATCAACCAGATCTTCACGATCGACATCGCCGGCAACTCGGGTGCCACTCTGGCCCTGCCGAAGGCGATCCAGCGTGACCCGATCCGTGACACGTTCGAGCACGTCGACCTGCTCATCGTGAAGCGTGGCGAGAAGATCCAGGTGGACGTTCAGGTCACCCTGACCGGTGAGGCCGCCAAGAACACCCTGATCGTGCACGAGTCGAACACGGTTGCCGTGATCGCTGAGGCGCTGCACCTGCCGGCCGAGCTGGAGGCGTCGATCGACGGCCTCGAGGCGGGTTCGCACATCACCGCCGGTGACGTGAAGCTGCCGAAGGGCGTGGAGCTGGCCGTCGACGCCGAGACGGTGCTCGCGGTCATCAACGCGGCTCAGTCGAACGAGGAGGCTCCGGCCGAGGGTGAGACCCCGGCGGAGGGCGAGAGCGCGGAGTAG
- a CDS encoding helix-turn-helix domain-containing protein translates to MRAEARRLRVDPGLSRSQLMKIFGVGNGTLTDWLRGIEPPEWTRRPNAKDDKRREAAALREAGWSINDIAARLGVAKSTAFNWVGHVPLDPDSERAQEKRELAKKRIAGRWDEFRADRDRRQGDTWEKSAVDVGELSERDVLLLGAIAYWCEGAKSKPWARADRFAFINSDPGLLSLILRFLQINGYRLDELGYRVSIHETADAEAAASWWADVLRIPRDRFKKTTIKTHVPQTRRMNVGEDYHGCLTITAPKSRDLYWRMEGVVKAVVHEASAAYRDRLTGG, encoded by the coding sequence ATGCGAGCCGAGGCGCGGCGGCTGAGGGTCGATCCGGGACTGTCCCGCTCCCAGCTGATGAAGATCTTCGGCGTTGGCAACGGCACTTTGACCGACTGGCTGCGTGGCATCGAGCCGCCCGAGTGGACCCGCCGCCCCAATGCCAAGGACGACAAGCGACGTGAGGCGGCGGCCTTGCGGGAGGCGGGCTGGTCGATCAACGACATCGCGGCCCGGCTGGGTGTCGCCAAGTCGACGGCATTCAACTGGGTCGGCCACGTGCCGTTGGACCCGGACAGTGAGCGGGCTCAGGAGAAACGGGAGTTGGCGAAGAAGCGGATCGCAGGCCGCTGGGACGAGTTTCGTGCCGATCGTGACCGTCGTCAGGGTGACACGTGGGAGAAGTCAGCCGTCGACGTCGGTGAACTCTCGGAACGCGACGTGCTTCTGCTCGGTGCCATCGCCTACTGGTGTGAGGGCGCCAAGTCGAAGCCGTGGGCACGTGCGGACCGGTTCGCCTTCATCAACAGCGATCCCGGGTTGTTGTCACTCATCCTGAGGTTTCTGCAGATCAACGGCTATCGCCTCGACGAGTTGGGTTATCGGGTGAGCATCCATGAAACGGCCGACGCGGAGGCGGCCGCATCCTGGTGGGCCGATGTCTTGAGGATTCCCAGGGATCGGTTCAAGAAGACGACCATCAAGACACACGTGCCCCAGACGCGTCGTATGAATGTCGGGGAGGACTACCATGGCTGCCTGACTATCACCGCTCCGAAAAGCCGGGACCTTTACTGGCGGATGGAGGGTGTCGTCAAAGCGGTCGTCCATGAGGCATCGGCCGCTTATCGCGATCGTCTGACGGGCGGCTAG